The following coding sequences lie in one Terriglobia bacterium genomic window:
- a CDS encoding HD-GYP domain-containing protein, which produces MGCSLRLRGSIIRLTAVVYPKTNIMDTKDPKRLLQELRAESTRVSDTLADAAASGQSPSAVTDADFLTLLSQHTEQLVKARSDLERSYDITLEALGDVLDLWDADTGHHAKRVTAFTIALTRAMGLPADEIRVIARGAFLHDIGKTGISRSILRKAGELTLEEIEVMRQHCYCGYKLLRKIPFLAEAAEIVYAHHEHWDGTGYPRHLKGSEIPPGGRIVAVANTLDAITSNQPYRPAQSLIAAREEIARLAGRQFDPEVVKAFLSIPESMWHNLRTEISNQ; this is translated from the coding sequence ATGGGCTGTTCTCTACGGTTACGCGGGAGCATAATCCGGTTGACGGCAGTGGTATACCCGAAGACGAACATTATGGACACCAAGGACCCCAAGCGTCTCCTTCAAGAACTCCGTGCCGAAAGCACGCGAGTTTCAGATACGCTCGCCGACGCCGCGGCGTCCGGGCAATCCCCGTCCGCGGTTACGGACGCTGATTTTCTGACATTACTGTCACAGCACACCGAACAATTGGTCAAGGCTAGAAGCGATCTGGAGCGATCCTATGACATCACTCTCGAAGCGCTCGGCGACGTGCTCGACCTGTGGGACGCTGACACCGGACACCATGCCAAGCGCGTAACCGCCTTCACCATCGCACTGACCCGAGCGATGGGCCTGCCCGCGGATGAGATCCGCGTCATTGCCCGCGGCGCCTTCCTGCACGATATCGGCAAGACCGGCATCTCGCGTTCTATCCTGCGCAAGGCGGGGGAGCTCACACTTGAGGAGATTGAGGTCATGCGCCAGCACTGTTACTGCGGCTACAAGCTGCTGCGCAAAATTCCCTTTCTCGCCGAAGCCGCCGAAATCGTCTACGCGCACCACGAGCACTGGGACGGAACCGGCTACCCGCGCCATCTCAAGGGGAGCGAGATTCCGCCGGGGGGACGCATTGTTGCCGTGGCGAACACGCTGGACGCCATCACCTCGAACCAGCCTTACCGCCCAGCGCAATCGCTGATCGCCGCCCGAGAGGAGATCGCCCGCTTGGCAGGACGCCAGTTCGATCCCGAGGTGGTAAAAGCTTTTCTCAGCATTCCCGAATCCATGTGGCACAATCTGCGCACCGAAATCTCTAACCAGTGA